The following are encoded together in the Streptomyces sp. NBC_01465 genome:
- a CDS encoding L,D-transpeptidase family protein codes for MKRIRIRRGLAAAAVVALAAGCTAQAATTGTPEAKPSAVESGSSTPTATPGKTASATPKATPTPTPTKTTPTPAPKVVMAVGAKGAQVRELQARLRQIAWFDGVPTGTYGTVTAAAVKGFQGKRGLAVTGTTDTVTWQKLLGMTHKPTADELNGTVAGRPAGKLDARCLHGRVICISKTSRTLSWVNDGKVLSTMDVRFGSQYTPTREGTFSVDFKSRDHVSTIYHTAMPFAMFFSGGQAVHYSADFAARGYNGASHGCVNVRDRAKISALFDQVRVGDKVVVYW; via the coding sequence ATGAAGAGGATCCGGATACGCAGAGGACTGGCGGCGGCAGCGGTCGTCGCCCTGGCGGCGGGCTGTACGGCACAGGCGGCGACGACGGGCACGCCGGAGGCGAAGCCCTCGGCGGTGGAGTCGGGGAGCAGCACACCGACGGCCACCCCGGGCAAGACGGCGTCCGCCACTCCGAAGGCCACACCGACACCCACTCCGACGAAGACCACCCCCACCCCCGCACCCAAGGTGGTCATGGCGGTCGGGGCCAAGGGCGCGCAGGTCCGTGAACTGCAGGCCAGGCTGCGGCAGATCGCCTGGTTCGACGGCGTCCCGACGGGGACGTACGGGACTGTGACAGCGGCCGCCGTCAAGGGCTTCCAGGGCAAGCGGGGGCTTGCCGTCACGGGGACGACGGACACCGTGACCTGGCAGAAGCTCCTCGGGATGACCCACAAGCCGACGGCGGACGAGCTGAACGGGACCGTCGCGGGCCGACCGGCGGGCAAGCTCGACGCGCGCTGTCTGCACGGCCGGGTGATCTGCATCAGCAAGACCAGCCGCACCCTGTCCTGGGTGAACGACGGCAAGGTGCTCTCGACGATGGACGTGCGCTTCGGCTCGCAGTACACGCCGACCCGCGAGGGCACGTTCAGCGTGGACTTCAAGAGCCGCGACCACGTCTCGACGATCTACCACACGGCCATGCCGTTCGCGATGTTCTTCAGCGGAGGCCAGGCGGTCCACTACTCGGCGGACTTCGCGGCCCGCGGCTACAACGGCGCCTCGCACGGCTGCGTGAACGTCAGGGACCGGGCCAAGATCAGCGCCCTGTTCGACCAAGTACGCGTAGGCGACAAGGTGGTCGTCTATTGGTGA
- a CDS encoding RNA polymerase sigma factor, with the protein MLGDDAELTAAVLAAQGGGEDAFRTVYRAVHPRLLGYVRTLVGEADAEDVTSEAWLQIARDLQRFSGDADRFRGWAARIARNRALDHIRMRGRRPAIGGDESELAAEPGESDTASEALEALGTGRTMRLIAQLPQDQAEAVVLRVVVGLDAKSAAQTLGKRPGAVRTAAHRGLKRLAELLGAEGPDPRELDAVPAQRTPRRDAVASGGVTHSRAWTQKDM; encoded by the coding sequence GTGCTGGGGGACGACGCGGAGCTGACCGCCGCGGTGCTCGCGGCGCAGGGCGGGGGCGAGGACGCTTTCCGGACTGTGTACCGCGCTGTGCACCCGCGGCTGCTCGGGTACGTCCGGACGCTGGTCGGCGAGGCCGATGCGGAGGACGTGACCTCCGAGGCCTGGCTGCAGATAGCGCGCGACCTCCAGCGGTTCAGCGGGGACGCGGACCGGTTCAGGGGATGGGCCGCGCGGATAGCCCGTAATCGCGCGCTCGACCACATACGGATGCGGGGCCGGCGCCCGGCCATAGGAGGCGACGAGTCCGAGCTCGCCGCCGAGCCGGGGGAGTCGGACACCGCGAGCGAGGCGCTGGAGGCGCTGGGCACCGGGCGGACCATGCGGTTGATAGCGCAGCTCCCGCAGGACCAGGCCGAGGCCGTCGTGCTGAGGGTGGTCGTCGGGCTCGACGCGAAGAGCGCGGCGCAGACGCTGGGGAAGCGTCCCGGAGCCGTACGGACCGCCGCGCACCGGGGGCTCAAGAGGCTCGCCGAACTGCTCGGGGCCGAGGGCCCCGACCCCCGTGAACTCGATGCCGTACCTGCGCAGCGGACCCCGCGCCGGGATGCGGTGGCGTCCGGCGGTGTGACGCATTCACGCGCTTGGACGCAGAAGGACATGTGA
- a CDS encoding Uma2 family endonuclease, whose amino-acid sequence MTEQTIFQHLQDFAEHFEPPAPFSPHVEISNGQIVMMMSPSGAHDLNAGRITRQLSDQVAEGLFAYTGDIEHPLAQKMRRPDVIVVEEAAMKTSGAIAAEAVALVVEVVSPSNPENDYVDKVRDYPVMGIPHYVIVDPRDSTCLHLWEPKAGEYENKVHYRFGDKIQVGDWVIDTGALHPYAQTADDQ is encoded by the coding sequence GTGACCGAGCAGACGATCTTCCAGCACTTGCAGGACTTCGCCGAGCACTTCGAACCGCCTGCGCCGTTCAGCCCTCATGTCGAGATCAGCAACGGCCAGATCGTCATGATGATGAGCCCGTCGGGCGCGCATGACCTCAACGCCGGGCGCATCACTCGGCAGCTCTCGGACCAGGTGGCCGAGGGCCTCTTCGCCTACACCGGCGATATCGAACACCCCTTGGCCCAGAAGATGCGCCGCCCGGACGTGATCGTCGTCGAAGAGGCCGCCATGAAGACCTCGGGAGCGATCGCCGCCGAAGCCGTGGCCCTGGTCGTCGAGGTCGTCTCCCCCTCCAACCCCGAGAACGACTACGTGGACAAGGTCCGCGACTACCCCGTGATGGGCATCCCCCACTACGTGATCGTCGACCCGCGCGACTCGACCTGCCTCCACCTCTGGGAGCCCAAGGCCGGGGAGTACGAGAACAAGGTCCATTACCGGTTCGGGGACAAGATCCAGGTCGGGGACTGGGTCATCGACACCGGCGCCCTGCATCCGTACGCACAGACGGCAGACGACCAGTAA
- a CDS encoding UDP-glucose dehydrogenase family protein, translating to MKLTVIGCGYLGATHAACMAELGHEVLGVDADPDKVAVLNSGRAPFFEHGLDELLARHTASGRLRFTGSVAEAAAFGDLHFVGVGTPQRAGEQAYDLTHLFTAVRQLASHVRGKAVVAVKSTVPVGTAARLAETLGEGVELAWNPEFLRESNAVEDSLRPDRLVLGFGSGGSRAETVLRQCYAKIIDAGTPTIVTDWATAELAKSAANAFLATKISFINAMAEICEASGADVRQLADVLGHDARIGHRGMAPGLGYGGGCLPKDLRGFRARADELGADRAVALLGEVDAVNQARRERVVSLVREECGGSLEGRRITVWGAAFKPDTDDIRDAPALAVARRLHELGATVTVTDPQALDKARKAHPQLVCVDSPVEAAEGADVLLHLTEWPEYGRIDPRVVRERVGRACVVDGRGTLDAGRWREAGWTVRGLGRR from the coding sequence GTGAAGCTCACTGTCATCGGTTGCGGTTACCTCGGCGCGACCCACGCCGCGTGCATGGCCGAACTCGGCCACGAAGTGCTCGGAGTCGACGCCGACCCGGACAAGGTCGCCGTCCTCAACTCGGGCAGAGCACCCTTCTTCGAGCACGGTCTGGACGAGCTGCTGGCCCGGCACACCGCGTCGGGGCGTCTGCGGTTCACCGGCTCCGTCGCCGAGGCGGCCGCCTTCGGAGACCTCCACTTCGTCGGCGTAGGGACTCCGCAGCGGGCGGGGGAGCAGGCGTACGACCTCACGCATCTGTTCACCGCTGTCCGCCAACTCGCCTCCCACGTACGGGGAAAGGCCGTGGTCGCGGTCAAGTCCACCGTCCCGGTCGGGACCGCGGCGCGGCTGGCGGAGACGCTCGGCGAGGGGGTCGAGCTCGCGTGGAATCCGGAGTTCCTGCGGGAGTCGAACGCCGTCGAGGACTCCCTGCGCCCCGACCGACTCGTCCTCGGCTTCGGCTCCGGGGGCTCGCGGGCAGAGACCGTCCTGCGGCAGTGCTACGCGAAGATCATCGACGCCGGGACGCCCACGATCGTCACCGACTGGGCCACCGCCGAACTGGCCAAGTCCGCCGCCAACGCCTTCCTCGCCACGAAGATCTCCTTCATCAACGCGATGGCGGAGATCTGTGAGGCGTCGGGCGCCGACGTCCGGCAGCTCGCCGACGTCCTGGGCCACGACGCCCGGATCGGCCACCGCGGCATGGCACCCGGTCTCGGCTACGGCGGCGGCTGCCTCCCCAAGGACCTCCGCGGCTTCAGGGCCCGGGCGGACGAACTCGGCGCGGACCGGGCGGTGGCGCTGCTGGGGGAGGTCGACGCGGTCAATCAGGCGCGGCGGGAGCGGGTCGTCTCTCTCGTACGGGAGGAGTGCGGCGGGTCGCTCGAAGGGCGGCGGATCACGGTGTGGGGCGCGGCGTTCAAGCCGGACACGGACGACATCCGGGATGCGCCCGCGCTGGCTGTGGCGCGGCGGCTGCACGAGCTGGGCGCCACGGTCACGGTGACGGACCCGCAGGCGCTCGACAAGGCCCGCAAGGCTCACCCTCAACTGGTCTGTGTGGACAGCCCTGTTGAGGCGGCGGAGGGTGCGGATGTGCTGCTGCATCTGACCGAGTGGCCGGAGTACGGGCGCATCGACCCGCGCGTGGTGCGCGAGCGGGTCGGGCGGGCCTGCGTCGTCGACGGGCGGGGCACGCTGGACGCGGGGCGGTGGCGGGAGGCCGGCTGGACGGTCCGGGGGCTGGGCCGACGGTGA
- a CDS encoding sporulation protein, translating to MASTARRTRPPNTQLARLIEHCGASRKSLALRINQLARQSGTETGYSHTSLANWCRRGMVPRWPVPELLAQAIGERLGRPVGLAEIGMGEAAGTPDADAGLDFPRDPADAVRVATSFWSTVNRRDFLTTGVSGFAVSAFATPVTRWLVTPADETADHAGGRRVGRSDLDELRAAADDARRWDSKYGGGSWRANSVTTCLQERAAPLLQGSFSDGVGRELYSVTAELSRLAGWTAFDVGRHEAAQRHFIQALRLARAGGDVQLGCYVLTTMAMQSLLRGFASEAVDMAQGAYARAGRDAAPRVLAFTKLIEARAHAREGDAKSSSRALAESETLLGRAAEDSREEPSWIDFFHHARLSADAAEIFRDLKNPKAALAWNQRATAMPTGVFTRSVGMRLAIVGTAHLQSGDLDQGLALGNRSVDILARVRSSRAKDYVTEFTTALTPWQREPLVRDFTRRANRDLGIAA from the coding sequence GTGGCATCGACCGCCCGCCGTACCCGTCCGCCCAACACCCAGCTGGCCCGGCTCATCGAGCACTGCGGCGCGAGCCGCAAGTCCCTGGCCCTGCGCATCAACCAGCTCGCCCGCCAGTCGGGAACGGAGACGGGCTACTCGCACACCTCCCTCGCCAACTGGTGCCGGCGCGGCATGGTCCCGAGATGGCCGGTCCCCGAGCTGCTCGCGCAGGCCATCGGCGAGAGACTGGGACGGCCCGTCGGGCTCGCCGAGATCGGTATGGGCGAGGCCGCCGGGACCCCGGACGCCGACGCGGGGCTGGATTTCCCCAGGGATCCCGCCGACGCCGTACGCGTCGCCACCTCGTTCTGGAGCACCGTGAACCGCCGCGACTTCCTCACCACAGGCGTCTCCGGCTTCGCCGTGTCCGCGTTCGCGACACCCGTCACGCGCTGGCTGGTCACACCCGCCGACGAGACGGCCGACCATGCGGGCGGCCGCCGGGTGGGCCGCAGTGACCTCGACGAACTGCGCGCGGCCGCGGACGACGCCAGGCGCTGGGACTCCAAGTACGGCGGCGGGAGTTGGCGGGCGAACTCGGTCACCACGTGCCTGCAGGAGCGGGCGGCTCCACTCCTCCAGGGCTCGTTCTCCGACGGGGTGGGCCGCGAGCTGTACTCCGTGACGGCGGAGCTGTCGCGGCTGGCCGGGTGGACGGCGTTCGACGTCGGCCGTCACGAGGCGGCGCAGCGCCACTTCATCCAGGCGCTGCGGCTGGCGCGCGCGGGCGGGGACGTCCAGCTGGGCTGCTACGTACTGACCACGATGGCCATGCAGTCGCTCCTGCGCGGATTCGCGAGCGAGGCCGTCGACATGGCGCAGGGCGCCTACGCGCGGGCGGGGCGCGACGCGGCGCCGCGCGTCCTGGCGTTCACCAAGCTCATCGAGGCCCGCGCACACGCCCGAGAGGGCGACGCGAAGTCCTCGTCGCGCGCGCTCGCGGAGTCGGAGACGCTGCTCGGCAGAGCGGCGGAGGACAGCAGGGAGGAACCGTCCTGGATCGACTTCTTCCACCACGCCCGCCTCTCCGCGGACGCAGCCGAGATCTTCCGCGACCTGAAGAACCCGAAGGCGGCCCTGGCCTGGAACCAGCGCGCAACGGCCATGCCCACAGGGGTGTTCACGCGCTCGGTCGGCATGAGGCTGGCGATCGTGGGCACGGCGCACCTCCAGTCCGGGGACCTGGACCAGGGCCTGGCACTGGGCAACCGCTCGGTGGACATCCTGGCCCGGGTCCGGTCCAGCCGGGCGAAGGACTACGTCACGGAGTTCACGACGGCCCTGACCCCTTGGCAACGGGAGCCGCTGGTACGTGACTTCACCCGCCGGGCGAACAGGGATTTGGGCATCGCAGCCTGA
- a CDS encoding MFS transporter produces MDVTPPDPRRWWGLVVIGVAQLMVVLDMTIVNIALPSAQADLGMSDGNRQWVITAYTLAFGGLLLLGGRIADLVGRKRTFIIGLIGFAAVSGLGGAAQSPGLLFAARALQGVFAALLAPSALSLLTTTFSDPKERGKAFGVFGAIAGGGAAIGLILGGVLTSYLNWRWCLYVNIPIAALAVAGAVVLLHDQTRHPEAHLDVPGAILGSGGLLAIVYGFSEAESRGWADARVLTCLGAGVVLLVVFAYWQSRARVPLLPLHVVRDRQRAGAMLTMMMATIGMFGMFLFLTYYLQRVQGYSPVRTGLSYLPLTAAMITGSTQIAARLLGRVSPRALLVPGMVTAACGLLWMARLDVRPQYLSHVLPGIVLLGLGMGVVFMTTISTATAGVAPQDAGAASASLNTAQQVGGSIGTALLNTIAASVTARYLLHRPGPRTKPLIDEASVHGFNVASYWAVAVVLLGALIAAVVVNAPASAVRAMGAPVDPPAERDAVELKKG; encoded by the coding sequence ATGGATGTAACGCCACCCGACCCACGCCGCTGGTGGGGGCTTGTCGTCATCGGTGTCGCGCAGCTGATGGTCGTCCTCGACATGACCATCGTGAACATCGCACTCCCGTCCGCCCAGGCCGACTTGGGCATGTCCGACGGCAACCGGCAGTGGGTCATCACCGCGTACACGCTCGCCTTCGGCGGACTGCTGCTGCTCGGCGGGCGCATCGCCGACCTGGTGGGGCGCAAACGCACCTTCATCATCGGGCTCATCGGCTTCGCCGCCGTGTCCGGGCTCGGGGGCGCCGCCCAGAGTCCGGGGCTGCTCTTCGCCGCGCGCGCCCTTCAGGGTGTCTTCGCAGCCCTGCTCGCGCCGTCGGCGCTGTCGCTGCTGACCACGACGTTCTCCGACCCCAAGGAGCGCGGGAAGGCCTTCGGGGTCTTCGGGGCGATCGCGGGCGGCGGGGCGGCGATCGGGCTGATCCTGGGCGGGGTGCTGACCTCGTATCTGAACTGGCGCTGGTGCCTGTACGTCAACATCCCGATCGCCGCCCTCGCGGTCGCCGGGGCCGTCGTCCTGCTGCACGACCAGACGCGTCACCCGGAGGCGCACCTGGATGTGCCGGGCGCGATCCTCGGCTCGGGCGGGCTGCTCGCGATCGTCTACGGATTCAGCGAGGCGGAGTCCCGGGGTTGGGCGGACGCGCGCGTACTGACCTGTCTGGGCGCGGGAGTTGTGCTGCTCGTGGTCTTCGCGTACTGGCAGAGCAGGGCGCGGGTGCCGCTGCTACCGCTGCATGTGGTGCGCGACCGGCAGCGGGCCGGGGCGATGCTGACGATGATGATGGCCACCATCGGGATGTTCGGGATGTTCCTGTTCCTGACGTACTACCTGCAGCGCGTGCAGGGGTACTCGCCGGTGCGCACCGGGCTCTCGTACCTCCCGCTCACCGCCGCGATGATCACGGGGTCGACGCAGATCGCGGCCCGGCTGCTGGGGCGGGTCAGCCCGCGGGCGCTGCTGGTGCCGGGGATGGTGACCGCGGCGTGCGGGCTGCTGTGGATGGCGCGGCTCGATGTGCGGCCGCAGTACCTCAGCCATGTCCTGCCGGGGATCGTCCTGCTGGGTCTGGGGATGGGCGTGGTGTTCATGACGACGATCTCGACGGCGACGGCGGGGGTGGCGCCGCAGGACGCGGGCGCGGCGTCGGCCTCGCTCAACACGGCCCAGCAGGTGGGTGGTTCGATCGGTACGGCGCTCCTCAACACGATCGCGGCGAGCGTGACGGCACGCTATCTGCTCCATCGGCCCGGCCCTCGTACGAAGCCTCTGATCGACGAGGCGTCGGTGCACGGATTCAATGTGGCGAGCTACTGGGCGGTGGCCGTCGTGCTGCTCGGGGCGTTGATCGCGGCGGTCGTGGTCAACGCGCCGGCGTCGGCGGTACGGGCGATGGGTGCGCCGGTCGATCCGCCCGCCGAGCGCGACGCGGTGGAGCTCAAGAAGGGGTAG
- a CDS encoding DUF4328 domain-containing protein, whose protein sequence is MSNTPAFIPPAGLRPVVPVLKSPQGLATGVTVLLALCAVADLVAIASHAYTYSLLGDWESLTLDEARRSDRWAGQSASYQFTALFVTAVVFVIWFHRVRVNAEVFAQDSQTKRAGWAVGGWFIPFGCLWIPRQIAGEVWDASTQAAPDGSRRKVSQAPVTIWWTAWVLAMALRALASVTDRAEIAGPSQDSVGVLLVADSVHFVAAVLAILFVRKLTRMQNIKATQGPRAAA, encoded by the coding sequence ATGTCCAACACTCCTGCCTTCATACCGCCGGCCGGGCTCAGACCGGTGGTCCCTGTGCTCAAGTCACCCCAGGGGCTCGCGACCGGTGTCACCGTGCTGCTGGCGCTGTGCGCCGTGGCCGATCTCGTCGCGATTGCCTCCCATGCCTACACGTACAGCCTGCTGGGCGATTGGGAGAGCCTCACCCTGGACGAGGCGAGGCGGTCGGACCGCTGGGCGGGGCAGTCCGCCTCGTACCAGTTCACCGCGCTCTTTGTGACAGCCGTCGTCTTCGTCATCTGGTTCCACCGGGTGCGGGTGAACGCAGAGGTCTTCGCCCAGGACAGTCAGACCAAGCGCGCGGGCTGGGCGGTCGGCGGCTGGTTCATCCCGTTCGGTTGCCTGTGGATTCCGCGGCAGATCGCCGGTGAGGTGTGGGACGCCAGCACGCAGGCGGCCCCCGACGGGTCCCGGCGCAAGGTCTCGCAGGCGCCGGTGACGATCTGGTGGACGGCGTGGGTGCTGGCGATGGCCCTTCGTGCGCTTGCCTCGGTGACTGACAGGGCGGAGATCGCCGGTCCGTCCCAGGACTCGGTGGGTGTCCTGCTGGTCGCCGATTCCGTCCACTTCGTGGCGGCCGTCCTCGCCATCCTCTTCGTACGGAAACTGACCCGCATGCAGAACATCAAGGCGACCCAAGGCCCGCGCGCAGCCGCCTAG
- a CDS encoding DUF4328 domain-containing protein, giving the protein MQTAVTKDGFCEECAALDSDPLVRIAPPTWTAPPGSPPRLKSPVGLSYAVLALLGVWTADDLVLFVSYRLGSVAVHDLAIMFGGLVWFACAVTFMVWFHRVRVNAEVFAPFGHRKSRGWAYWGWIVPVVNLWYPRRIAVDTWVASTQRRPDGSALPASYRLVNVWWACWLLSSCTAYYPDTKVQDVVLALGTVADVAAAVAAGCFVRQLTCKQDVLVRWGPIAAAA; this is encoded by the coding sequence ATGCAGACGGCGGTCACCAAGGACGGCTTCTGCGAGGAGTGTGCGGCGCTCGACAGCGACCCACTCGTGCGGATAGCCCCGCCCACGTGGACCGCGCCGCCCGGTTCTCCGCCCCGGCTGAAGTCGCCGGTCGGGCTGTCGTACGCCGTGCTGGCACTTCTCGGCGTGTGGACCGCGGACGACCTCGTCCTGTTCGTCTCGTACCGCCTGGGTTCGGTGGCCGTCCACGACCTCGCCATCATGTTCGGGGGCTTGGTCTGGTTCGCCTGCGCGGTCACCTTCATGGTCTGGTTCCACCGGGTGCGGGTGAACGCCGAGGTCTTCGCACCCTTCGGGCATCGAAAGAGCCGTGGCTGGGCCTACTGGGGCTGGATTGTTCCGGTCGTGAACCTCTGGTACCCGCGACGCATCGCCGTCGACACCTGGGTGGCGAGCACCCAGAGACGGCCGGACGGGTCGGCGCTCCCGGCGTCGTACCGGCTCGTCAATGTCTGGTGGGCCTGCTGGCTGCTGTCTTCGTGCACGGCCTACTACCCCGACACCAAGGTCCAGGACGTGGTGCTGGCCCTGGGCACTGTCGCGGATGTCGCAGCCGCGGTGGCCGCGGGCTGCTTCGTGCGCCAGCTGACGTGCAAGCAGGACGTGCTGGTGCGGTGGGGGCCCATCGCTGCTGCGGCTTGA
- a CDS encoding beta-N-acetylhexosaminidase, which yields MPMRQVRRSSAREGGPDRRTGLFRLLGVRGSSPGKAQYGALTAAVVLVAGAAVTAAVLVWPEDDTWGGHGPTGNDDRTPSSATYSPSPSPSPSPTRSYPLSRAPRTIPSVREHDAARGPGWQPAAGSRVLVAAGSKGLADEGQLLAKELKLPYAYGAQAQPGDVELALAPAKGAAPESYTLTASDRQVKITGPDEAGVFYGTRTLKQSLSADKVVPEGVVRDRPDRPQRGLNLDIARKNFTAPWIEARLREMADLKLNQLGLHFSDDQGFRIASDSHPEAVSRQHLTKPQVRSIVALAEKLHIEVVPEIDSPGHLGAVLRNHPELELRNAQGVVARGAVDISKPRAAQIVDELLREYAGLFPGTYWHLGGDEYRALMADDPEASYPQLADLAHRKYGAGGRIQDLATDWLNARGATLKPYGKTLKAWNDGYFRGGKVAPDPKREVEYWTGKEYGARPPLEYLKEGRQVVNLNDEYLYYVLGQPNDFRYPTGQRIYEQWTPRVLRGTSAVPARYSGQILGGRFAVWCDFANAQTQDQIAAGIRMPLRATAQKLWDPRQPALNWGQFGALAKRLG from the coding sequence ATGCCGATGAGGCAGGTTCGCAGAAGTTCCGCCCGCGAAGGCGGCCCGGATCGCCGCACCGGCCTGTTTCGTCTGCTGGGGGTCCGGGGGTCGTCCCCCGGGAAGGCACAGTACGGTGCTCTGACCGCGGCGGTGGTGCTGGTCGCCGGTGCGGCGGTGACGGCCGCCGTTCTGGTCTGGCCCGAGGACGACACCTGGGGAGGCCACGGCCCCACCGGCAACGACGACCGGACGCCGTCCTCCGCGACGTACTCCCCGTCCCCCTCGCCGTCCCCTTCTCCCACCCGGTCCTATCCGCTCTCGCGGGCGCCGCGCACGATTCCTTCCGTACGCGAACACGACGCGGCCCGCGGTCCCGGCTGGCAGCCGGCCGCGGGCAGCCGTGTGCTCGTCGCGGCCGGCAGCAAGGGGCTCGCGGACGAAGGGCAGCTCCTGGCCAAGGAGTTGAAGCTTCCTTACGCGTACGGGGCGCAGGCGCAGCCCGGCGACGTGGAGCTGGCGCTCGCGCCGGCGAAGGGGGCGGCCCCCGAGTCGTACACGCTCACCGCCAGCGACCGGCAGGTGAAGATCACCGGGCCCGACGAGGCCGGGGTCTTCTACGGCACCCGTACGCTCAAGCAGTCGCTGAGCGCGGACAAGGTGGTGCCCGAGGGCGTCGTACGCGACCGGCCCGACCGGCCGCAGCGCGGGCTCAACCTGGACATCGCGCGCAAGAACTTCACGGCGCCGTGGATCGAGGCGCGGCTGCGCGAGATGGCCGACCTCAAGCTCAACCAGCTGGGGCTGCACTTCTCCGACGACCAGGGGTTCCGGATCGCTTCGGACTCGCACCCGGAGGCGGTCTCGCGCCAGCACCTCACGAAGCCGCAGGTGCGGTCGATCGTGGCGCTCGCGGAGAAGCTTCACATCGAGGTCGTTCCGGAGATCGACTCGCCCGGACACCTGGGCGCGGTGCTGCGGAACCATCCGGAGCTGGAGCTGCGGAATGCTCAGGGTGTCGTCGCGCGCGGGGCCGTGGACATCTCGAAGCCGCGGGCCGCGCAGATCGTCGATGAGTTGCTGCGGGAGTACGCGGGGCTCTTTCCCGGGACCTACTGGCATCTGGGCGGCGACGAGTACCGCGCGCTGATGGCCGACGATCCGGAGGCCTCGTATCCGCAGTTGGCCGACCTCGCGCACCGGAAGTACGGGGCCGGGGGGAGGATCCAGGACCTTGCGACGGACTGGCTCAATGCGCGGGGCGCGACGCTCAAGCCGTACGGGAAGACGCTGAAGGCCTGGAACGACGGGTACTTCCGGGGCGGGAAGGTGGCCCCCGACCCGAAGCGCGAGGTCGAGTACTGGACGGGCAAGGAGTACGGGGCGCGGCCGCCGCTGGAGTATCTGAAGGAGGGGCGGCAGGTGGTGAACCTCAACGACGAGTACCTGTACTACGTTCTGGGGCAGCCGAACGACTTCCGCTACCCGACCGGGCAGCGCATCTACGAGCAGTGGACGCCGCGGGTACTGCGGGGGACCAGTGCGGTGCCGGCGCGGTACTCGGGGCAGATCCTGGGCGGGCGGTTCGCGGTCTGGTGCGACTTCGCGAACGCGCAGACCCAGGACCAGATCGCCGCGGGGATCCGGATGCCGCTGCGGGCGACCGCGCAGAAGCTCTGGGATCCGCGGCAACCGGCGCTGAATTGGGGACAGTTCGGGGCGCTGGCGAAGCGGCTGGGGTGA
- a CDS encoding 2-oxo-4-hydroxy-4-carboxy-5-ureidoimidazoline decarboxylase gives MSEESTLSSESPAGPTVRPSTLHHTHAAVPAQRHPSPGLEHFNSVPEGSAEAALLACCGSRVWARRVAAHRPYPDLDALLAAADEASYDLSPAELAEALADESSPGLHPDAPAAAHTALRAAHAAYESRFGHAFVICLDHVRPAEHLDHFLAGIRSRLAHEPDEERAAAADELRRLARGRIAHLVSDAGHVGHTDSPSVPV, from the coding sequence GTGTCCGAGGAGTCCACGCTGTCCAGCGAGTCCCCCGCAGGCCCCACGGTGCGGCCGTCGACACTTCACCACACCCATGCGGCCGTTCCGGCACAGCGTCACCCCTCACCGGGTCTGGAGCACTTCAACTCCGTACCCGAGGGCTCCGCCGAAGCCGCCCTGCTCGCCTGCTGCGGCAGCCGGGTCTGGGCCCGGCGTGTCGCCGCACACCGCCCCTACCCCGATCTCGACGCCCTGCTCGCCGCGGCCGACGAGGCAAGTTACGACCTCTCCCCCGCCGAGCTCGCCGAGGCCCTGGCCGACGAATCGTCCCCCGGCCTCCACCCCGACGCGCCCGCCGCCGCCCACACCGCGCTGCGGGCCGCCCATGCCGCGTACGAGAGCCGCTTCGGCCACGCCTTCGTGATCTGCCTCGACCACGTCCGCCCCGCCGAGCACCTCGACCACTTCCTCGCCGGCATCCGCTCACGCCTCGCGCACGAACCCGACGAGGAGCGCGCGGCCGCCGCCGACGAGCTGCGCCGCCTCGCCCGGGGGCGAATCGCCCATCTTGTGTCGGACGCCGGACATGTGGGCCATACAGATAGCCCATCCGTGCCTGTTTGA
- the sdhC gene encoding succinate dehydrogenase, cytochrome b556 subunit: protein MPAGTLYRGREGMWSWVAHRVTGVLIFFFLFVHVLDTALVRVSPEDYDKVVATYKTPIVALLEYGLVAAILFHALNGLRIIAVDFWSKGPRYQKQMLWSVVGIWVVLMVGALYPVLGHAVRELFGS from the coding sequence GTGCCGGCTGGAACGCTGTACCGCGGCCGGGAAGGAATGTGGTCCTGGGTGGCTCATCGAGTCACCGGCGTCCTCATCTTCTTCTTCCTGTTCGTACACGTCCTGGACACCGCTCTCGTGCGTGTCTCCCCCGAGGACTACGACAAGGTCGTGGCCACGTACAAGACGCCCATCGTGGCGCTCCTTGAGTACGGCCTCGTCGCCGCAATTCTTTTCCACGCGCTCAACGGCCTGCGCATCATCGCCGTGGACTTCTGGTCCAAGGGCCCGCGCTACCAGAAGCAGATGCTCTGGTCCGTCGTGGGCATCTGGGTCGTGCTGATGGTCGGGGCGCTCTACCCCGTGCTCGGCCACGCCGTACGCGAACTGTTCGGGAGCTGA